A DNA window from Pongo abelii isolate AG06213 chromosome 2, NHGRI_mPonAbe1-v2.0_pri, whole genome shotgun sequence contains the following coding sequences:
- the GP5 gene encoding platelet glycoprotein V: protein MLRRTLLCAVLGLLRAQPFPCPPACKCVFRDAAQCSGGDVALISALGLPTNLTHILLFGMRRGVLQNHSFSGMTVLQRLMISDSHISAVAPGTFNDLIKLKTLRLSRNKITHLPGALLDKMVLLEQLFLDHNALRGIDQNMFQKLVNLQELALNQNQLDFLPAGLFTNLGNLKLLDLSGNNLTHLPKGLLGAQAKLERLLLHSNRLVSLDSGLLNSLGALTELQLHRNHIRSIAPGAFDRLPNLSSLTLSRNHLAFLPSALFLHSNNLTLLTLFENPLAELPGVLFGEMGDLQELWLNRTQLRTLPAAAFRNLSRLRSLGVTLSPRLSALPQGAFQGLGELRVLALHSNGLTGLPDGLLRGLGKLRQVSLRRNKLRALPRALFRNLSSLESVQLDHNQLETLPGDVFGALPRLTEVLLGHNSWRCDCGLGPFLGWLRQHLGLVGGEEPPRCAGPGAHAGLPLWALPGDDAECPGPRGLPPHPAADSSSEAPVHSAFAPNSSEPWMWAQPVTTGKGQDHSPFWGFYFLLLAVQAMITVIIVFALIKIGQLFRKLIRERALG, encoded by the coding sequence ATGCTGAGGAGGACTCTGCTGTGCGCGGTGCTCGGGCTTCTGCGCGCCCAGCCCTTCCCCTGTCCGCCAGCCTGCAAGTGTGTCTTCCGGGACGCCGCGCAGTGCTCGGGGGGCGACGTGGCGCTCATCTCCGCGCTAGGCCTGCCCACCAACCTCACGCACATCCTGCTCTTCGGAATGCGCCGCGGCGTCTTGCAGAACCACAGCTTCAGTGGCATGACCGTCCTGCAGCGCCTCATGATCTCCGACAGCCACATTTCCGCCGTTGCTCCCGGCACCTTCAATGACCTCATAAAACTGAAAACCCTCAGGCTGTCGCGCAACAAAATCACGCATCTTCCAGGTGCGCTGCTGGATAAGATGGTGCTCCTGGAGCAGTTGTTTTTGGACCACAATGCGCTAAGGGGCATTGACCAAAACATGTTTCAGAAACTGGTTAATCTGCAGGAGCTCGCTCTGAACCAGAATCAGCTCGATTTCCTTCCTGCCGGTCTCTTCACGAATCTGGGGAACCTGAAGTTGTTGGATTTATCGGGAAACAACCTGACCCACCTGCCCAAGGGGTTGCTTGGAGCACAGGCTAAGCTTGAGAGACTTCTGCTCCACTCGAACCGGCTTGTGTCTCTGGATTCGGGGCTGTTGAACAGCCTGGGCGCCCTGACGGAGCTGCAGCTCCACCGAAATCACATCCGTTCCATCGCACCCGGGGCCTTCGACCGGCTCCCAAACCTGAGTTCTTTGACGCTTTCGAGAAACCACCTTGCGTTTCTCCCCTCTGCGCTCTTTCTTCATTCGAACAATTTGACTCTGTTGACTCTGTTCGAGAACCCGCTGGCAGAGCTCCCGGGGGTGCTTTTCGGGGAGATGGGGGACCTGCAGGAGCTGTGGCTGAACCGCACCCAGCTGCGCACCCTGCCCGCCGCCGCCTTCCGCAACCTGAGCCGCCTGCGGTCCTTAGGGGTGACTCTGAGCCCGCGGCTGAGCGCGCTTCCGCAGGGCGCCTTCCAGGGCCTGGGCGAGCTCCGGGTGCTCGCCCTGCACTCCAACGGCCTGACCGGCCTCCCCGACGGCTTGCTGCGCGGCCTCGGCAAGCTGCGCCAGGTGTCCCTGCGCCGCAACAAGCTGCGCGCCCTGCCCCGTGCGCTCTTCCGCAATCTCAGCAGCCTGGAGAGCGTCCAGCTCGACCACAACCAGCTGGAGACCCTGCCTGGCGACGTGTTTGGGGCTCTGCCCCGGCTGACGGAGGTCCTGTTGGGGCACAACTCCTGGCGCTGCGACTGTGGCCTGGGGCCCTTCCTGGGGTGGCTGCGGCAGCACCTAGGCCTCGTGGGCGGGGAAGAGCCCCCACGGTGCGCAGGCCCTGGGGCGCACGCCGGCCTGCCGCTCTGGGCCCTACCGGGGGATGACGCGGAGTGCCCGGGCCCCCGGGGCCTGCCTCCCCACCCCGCTGCGGACAGCTCCTCGGAAGCCCCTGTCCATTCAGCCTTCGCTCCCAACAGCTCAGAACCCTGGATGTGGGCCCAGCCAGTGACCACGGGCAAAGGTCAAGATCATAGCCCGTTCTGGgggttttattttctgcttttagcTGTTCAGGCCATGATCACCGTGATCATCGTGTTTGCTTTGATTAAAATTGGCCAACTCTTTCGAAAATTAATCAGAGAGAGAGCCCTTGGTTAA